The DNA segment cttacaGGTACAGGGCAGTTACCAGTGCATACTATCGAGGTGCTGTTGGGGCAATGTTAGTTTATGACATGACTAAGCGTCAATCGTTTGACCACATGGTAAGGTGGTTGGAAGAGTTGCGAGGCCATGCTGACCAAAATATTGTCATCATGCTAATTGGGAACAAGTCTGATTTGGCAAGCCTTAGAGCAGTGCCAATGGAAGATGCAGAGGAGTTTGCACAAAGAGAGAATTTGTTCTTTATGGAGACATCAGCACTTGAGTCCACTAATGTTGAAACTTGCTTTTTGACCATTCTAACTGAGATATATCGGATTCATGCCAAGAAATCACTCACTGcgaatgatgatgataatgggGGTTCGGGGCTTCTTAAGGGAAGCAGAATAATTGTTCCCAACCAAGAAATTGGTAATGGTGGAAAAACAGGTGGTTGTTGTTTTGCCTCCTAGCTTTTGTGTATTTTTAGCTCTTCTTGGCTTTTAGCTCTTCCTGGGAAGCGTATTGCTGACTTAGTTCTGCCTATTTACGTCAGGGGTGTTTATAGAGAAAGTAATTACTTTTCTTGATGA comes from the Phaseolus vulgaris cultivar G19833 chromosome 8, P. vulgaris v2.0, whole genome shotgun sequence genome and includes:
- the LOC137826676 gene encoding ras-related protein RABA4d-like, whose protein sequence is MSNLYGDYSQKIDYVFKVVLIGDSAVGKTQLLARFARNQFSLDSKATIGVEFQTKTLIIDNKTVKSQIWDTAGQERYRAVTSAYYRGAVGAMLVYDMTKRQSFDHMVRWLEELRGHADQNIVIMLIGNKSDLASLRAVPMEDAEEFAQRENLFFMETSALESTNVETCFLTILTEIYRIHAKKSLTANDDDNGGSGLLKGSRIIVPNQEIGNGGKTGGCCFAS